AAATTTCTGCTGGGTAAGTTTCAGTGCACCGAGGCTACCGCCATCTTTCATTGGATAAAAATCATCCAGGTTGAAGAGGCGCTGTACGGTTCCTTTACCAAAAGTTTGTGTGCTACCGATGATCACTGCGCGTTTGTAATCCTGCATAGCAGCCGCCATGATCTCGGAAGCAGAAGCGCTGTATTCATTCACCATGATCGCCAGCGGGCCTTCGTACTGCACATTTTTATCACGATCACGCAATACTACCGCATCACCGCCTCTGGAGCGCACCTGTACCACAGGACCTTCGGGAATGAACAGGCCGGCCATCTGTACTACATCCTGCAGGGAACCACCACCGTTAAAGCGAAGATCGAGGATAATACCTTCTACTTTCTCTGCTTTCAGTTTGGCTACTTCTTTGGCCACATCATCCGCACTGCGTGCGCCGTTGCGGTCATTGAAATCGGCATAAAATTCAGGCAGGTAGATGTAGCCGATCTTATGCTGGCCATTAATGATGGCTGATTTTGCAAACGTTTCTTCTGTAACGATTTCATCGCGAACGATGGTAATATCTTTCACGGTACCATCTACACTCTTCACTGTCAGCTTCACCGGAGTACCTTTTTTACCACGGATCAGTTTCACTGCGTCTTCCACAGGATAACCGGTAATATCAACAGACTCCGTAGCCCCCTGGGCTACTTTCTGTATCACATCGTTCACCTTTAACTGGCCCTGTTTCCAGCTCGGGCTTCCGGTAACAATGCTCACCACTTTGATCTTGTCGCCCTCTTCTTTCAGCTGGGCGCCGATACCAAAGAACTTACCCGCCATCTGTTCTTCAAACGCCCTTTTTTCATCAGGCGGGAAGTAATCAGTATGCGGATCCATTGTGGTAGTGATAGCATTCACATAAAGATTGAAACGATCGTTATCGTTCTGCCTTGTTTTGAGGCGTTCGAAATAACGGTCGTACAGCTGTTTAACTTTTAAACGGGCTTCCGCTTCCAGTTCTGTATCTGTTTTGATCTTAATGGTATCGTTCTTTTTTTCCTTGTCTTTATCCCTCAGCTCCATCAGGTCGGTCAGTTTTTCCAGGGTGCGGTATTTCAGCACCTTGCGCCATGCTTCCTTACGGGCATTTTCATCTGCGGGATAGTCGACCTTATCCGGATCCAGTGTCACCTTTTCATCTGTCGTGAAATCGAAAGGTTTGGAGAGGATTTCCGGGTAGATGACAGCGGCTTCAGCGACTCTTTGCTTGATCAGGGCATTGACGCTGCGGAAACAATCGATGGGAGCCCCTTTCAGCTCATCGTCAATATGCAGCGATAAAGGTTGCAACTTTTCCACATCCGTTTTCAGGAAAAATTTCTTTTCCGTATCCAGGCTACGCAGGTATTTATTAAAAACTTCAATAGAAAATTTGTCGTCTATCGGCTTCGGCTGGTAATGTCCTTCTTTCAGCATCTGCCCCACCAGGTTCATGATCACTTCATAACGTCCGGGAGGATCTTCGTTATGCCCCAGCTTATTAAAAGCCAACACACCTGCGGAAATGCTAAGCAGCACTACCGGTATAATCACTTTCAGTCTCATATGTATCTCAATTGAACTTAAATGTTGTCAAACCAAATATAAAATAAAATCATCCGTCGGCTACGGAATTTATTTCCT
The genomic region above belongs to Chitinophaga sp. 180180018-3 and contains:
- a CDS encoding carboxy terminal-processing peptidase; the protein is MRLKVIIPVVLLSISAGVLAFNKLGHNEDPPGRYEVIMNLVGQMLKEGHYQPKPIDDKFSIEVFNKYLRSLDTEKKFFLKTDVEKLQPLSLHIDDELKGAPIDCFRSVNALIKQRVAEAAVIYPEILSKPFDFTTDEKVTLDPDKVDYPADENARKEAWRKVLKYRTLEKLTDLMELRDKDKEKKNDTIKIKTDTELEAEARLKVKQLYDRYFERLKTRQNDNDRFNLYVNAITTTMDPHTDYFPPDEKRAFEEQMAGKFFGIGAQLKEEGDKIKVVSIVTGSPSWKQGQLKVNDVIQKVAQGATESVDITGYPVEDAVKLIRGKKGTPVKLTVKSVDGTVKDITIVRDEIVTEETFAKSAIINGQHKIGYIYLPEFYADFNDRNGARSADDVAKEVAKLKAEKVEGIILDLRFNGGGSLQDVVQMAGLFIPEGPVVQVRSRGGDAVVLRDRDKNVQYEGPLAIMVNEYSASASEIMAAAMQDYKRAVIIGSTQTFGKGTVQRLFNLDDFYPMKDGGSLGALKLTQQKFYRANGGSTQLKGVASDIVLPDPYYEIAERKDSDALVWDEIPRAAFTSWYNPVNVEPLKKNSEKRMANSQAFKLLNENLSTLKKMEKQETYSLNLQTYKSEQKTNTAALKKYDAVNDKVKELSIINIKSDMEKLGADSAKIARNKDWIKVRTKDIYLDEAVNVMNDLIAQALPKMQPKNNR